Proteins from one Armatimonadota bacterium genomic window:
- a CDS encoding succinylglutamate desuccinylase produces the protein MSPGGAMNANLVVGTASAGSGEKGFGALEVPGTGVSMPVAVIQGRTPGPRVCITAGVHGAEYVGIEAAIRTIGGLDPLVLSGTVIVVPVVNTPAFAARSIYVCPLDGRNLNRVFPGSPEGTPSERMAHTLLASAISGADAYIDLHGGDLNEALLPFTIYFGGADPEVVARSCAMAEAFGISHIIEGSVAGSAFEAASVAGIPAILPEAGGQGILDESMVAIHLRGITNVLCMLGITPGVAEPPARPVHVKRFLWLRSDHAGLFYPRVAVGDRVVEGEVLGEVRDWFGLRLALVNSPGDGSVLFLVTTPATNPGDPLLAIGA, from the coding sequence ATGTCTCCTGGAGGAGCCATGAACGCCAACTTGGTCGTGGGCACTGCATCGGCCGGTTCCGGTGAGAAGGGGTTTGGCGCGCTGGAGGTCCCGGGCACCGGGGTGAGCATGCCCGTGGCGGTGATCCAGGGGCGCACACCCGGGCCGCGCGTGTGCATCACCGCAGGCGTACATGGCGCCGAATACGTCGGCATAGAGGCGGCCATACGCACGATCGGTGGCCTGGATCCTCTGGTGCTGTCGGGAACGGTTATCGTCGTGCCGGTGGTGAACACTCCTGCTTTCGCCGCCAGGTCAATCTATGTCTGCCCGCTGGACGGCAGGAACCTGAACCGGGTGTTCCCTGGCTCGCCGGAGGGCACACCCTCGGAGCGCATGGCCCACACGCTCCTTGCCTCCGCGATCAGCGGCGCCGATGCGTACATAGACCTGCACGGCGGCGATCTCAACGAGGCGCTGTTGCCGTTCACCATCTACTTCGGCGGTGCAGACCCCGAGGTCGTTGCGCGCTCATGCGCAATGGCCGAGGCCTTCGGCATCTCCCACATCATCGAGGGCTCGGTGGCGGGTTCCGCGTTCGAGGCCGCATCCGTGGCCGGGATACCAGCCATCCTTCCGGAAGCCGGCGGGCAGGGCATTCTCGACGAGTCCATGGTCGCGATCCACCTGCGCGGGATCACGAACGTGCTTTGCATGCTGGGTATCACCCCTGGGGTTGCGGAGCCGCCGGCCCGGCCGGTGCACGTCAAGCGGTTCCTGTGGCTGCGCTCGGACCACGCCGGTCTCTTCTATCCCCGCGTGGCCGTGGGCGACCGGGTGGTTGAAGGAGAGGTGCTCGGCGAGGTCCGCGACTGGTTTGGCCTGCGCCTCGCCCTGGTGAACAGCCCAGGGGATGGTTCTGTCCTCTTCCTGGTGACAACGCCGGCAACCAACCCCGGCGATCCGCTCCTGGCTATCGGCGCCTAA
- a CDS encoding GYD domain-containing protein yields MPTYVILMNLTEQGVKNIKDAPSRIEAASKSLEAAGGKMKGFYSTMGEYDYVVIAEGPSDEVAMLQLIGLGVAGYVRTTTLKAFPLPEFAELLKKLP; encoded by the coding sequence ATGCCTACGTACGTCATCTTGATGAACCTGACGGAGCAGGGCGTCAAGAACATCAAAGACGCCCCCTCACGGATCGAGGCAGCCTCCAAGTCCCTCGAGGCAGCCGGGGGGAAGATGAAGGGGTTCTACTCAACGATGGGGGAGTACGACTACGTGGTCATCGCGGAGGGTCCCAGCGACGAAGTAGCGATGCTGCAGCTCATAGGTCTGGGAGTCGCTGGCTACGTCAGGACGACGACGCTCAAGGCGTTCCCGCTGCCAGAGTTCGCGGAGCTCCTGAAGAAGCTGCCCTAG
- a CDS encoding ABC transporter permease — MKAAVHDTPHVSAGAAMWKRFRRNRLALMGLVIVGFLMVLAILSPVLAPADPARQTLDDKRMAPGAKYKLGADEFGRDIASRLIYGSRVALVVGLVSVLIALLLGIALGTAAGYLGGGVDEVIMRAMDVLLAFPYLLLAIAIVSALGPGLANTILAVGIWATPAFARVVRGSVISVKEQEYVQAARAIGASTFRIVVRHVLPNCISVVVVYSALYMASAILLEAALSFLGLGIQPPTPSWGLMVSTGRDYLVIAPHIATFPGLAIAFAVLGFNLLGDGLRDALDPKLRT; from the coding sequence ATGAAAGCGGCGGTGCACGACACACCTCACGTCTCGGCCGGGGCGGCCATGTGGAAGCGATTCCGCCGGAACCGGCTGGCGCTTATGGGTCTGGTGATCGTCGGGTTCCTGATGGTGTTGGCGATTCTATCCCCGGTGCTTGCCCCGGCCGACCCTGCCCGGCAGACGCTCGACGACAAGCGGATGGCTCCGGGCGCCAAGTACAAGTTGGGCGCCGACGAGTTTGGCCGCGACATCGCCAGCCGCCTGATCTACGGCAGCCGCGTCGCGTTGGTGGTGGGGCTTGTCTCGGTGCTGATAGCGCTGCTGTTGGGGATCGCGCTCGGCACCGCGGCGGGCTATCTAGGCGGCGGCGTGGATGAGGTGATCATGCGCGCCATGGACGTGCTGCTCGCGTTTCCCTACCTGCTGCTGGCGATTGCCATCGTGAGTGCCCTGGGGCCCGGCCTGGCGAACACGATCCTGGCAGTGGGCATCTGGGCCACACCCGCTTTTGCGCGCGTGGTCCGCGGGTCCGTGATATCCGTAAAGGAACAGGAGTACGTGCAGGCGGCCCGCGCGATAGGCGCCAGCACCTTCCGCATCGTCGTGCGGCACGTCCTGCCCAACTGCATCTCGGTTGTGGTAGTGTACTCGGCCCTCTACATGGCCAGCGCGATCCTGCTCGAAGCCGCGCTCTCCTTTCTGGGGCTGGGAATCCAACCGCCTACGCCTTCGTGGGGGTTGATGGTCAGCACCGGTCGCGACTACCTTGTGATAGCGCCTCATATCGCCACGTTCCCGGGGCTGGCAATCGCGTTCGCGGTGCTGGGGTTTAACCTCCTCGGCGACGGGCTCCGCGACGCGCTGGACCCAAAGCTCAGGACGTAG
- a CDS encoding ABC transporter permease gives MMRFVARRLLAMIPVLLGVILLIMVTIDLIPGDPAALMLGQGATPEMVAKLRASLDLDQPLPVRYVRYIARLLRGDLGRSVREGRQVNTEIADVWPATVQLGLAAMTLAVAIGIPVGMLSARRPYSLLDNLVRVVSLAGLSMPIFWTGIMLVVVFSLWLGWLPAGGRGSWYHLILPAVTLATPSIAMLARMTRSTMLEVLREDFIRTAQAKGVATRGVMVRHALRNALIPVVTILGLQTGQLLGGAVLTETVFAWPGIGRMLVRAIFARDYVLLQGGVLVLAVTFVVINLLVDLSYAYLDPRITYQ, from the coding sequence ATGATGCGATTCGTCGCCCGCCGCCTCCTGGCGATGATCCCTGTGCTACTGGGGGTCATCCTCCTCATCATGGTGACGATAGACCTGATTCCCGGCGACCCGGCGGCCCTGATGCTCGGTCAAGGCGCGACCCCCGAGATGGTCGCGAAGCTGCGGGCCTCCCTCGACCTGGATCAACCGCTTCCGGTCAGGTACGTTCGATACATCGCCCGCCTGCTGCGCGGAGATCTGGGCCGCTCGGTCCGGGAAGGCCGCCAGGTGAACACCGAGATCGCCGATGTCTGGCCCGCGACCGTGCAGTTAGGCCTTGCAGCGATGACGCTCGCCGTCGCGATTGGCATACCGGTCGGAATGCTGTCGGCCCGCCGGCCCTACTCGCTGCTCGACAACCTGGTCCGCGTCGTCTCGCTGGCAGGTCTCTCGATGCCGATTTTCTGGACCGGGATCATGCTGGTCGTGGTGTTCAGTCTCTGGCTGGGATGGCTCCCTGCAGGCGGCCGGGGCTCGTGGTACCACCTCATCCTGCCGGCCGTGACCCTGGCCACGCCCAGCATTGCGATGCTGGCGCGCATGACGCGCTCGACGATGCTGGAGGTCCTGCGGGAGGATTTCATTCGGACCGCCCAGGCGAAAGGCGTGGCTACGCGCGGCGTGATGGTCCGCCACGCGCTGCGCAACGCGCTGATCCCGGTCGTGACCATCCTGGGCCTGCAGACCGGCCAGTTGCTCGGAGGTGCGGTGCTTACCGAGACGGTCTTCGCATGGCCGGGCATTGGGCGCATGCTCGTGCGCGCGATCTTCGCGCGCGACTACGTCCTCCTGCAGGGCGGCGTGCTGGTCCTGGCGGTCACGTTCGTAGTGATCAACCTCCTGGTGGATCTCTCGTACGCCTACCTGGATCCCCGGATCACCTACCAATGA